AATGGCAATTTGTATAATGTCATTTTCTTTGTTTCCTGCCGAAATACTTACTTTCCCAACTCCCGAACGCAAACAGGCTTTTGAGGCCAAAATTGCAGCTCCCATCATGCCATGGCTTCCTGCAATTAGCAATGCATGCCCGTAGGTGCCTTTGTGCGAAAATTTTGCCCTGGGTCTTTCGATGAAATCTTCTTTGAGCGTGAAATAGAAATTTGTTTCAGATTTTTTTTCAAAATCAGGATGCAAACCAATATCCAAGATCTCCCATTCACCCAGATATTCTTCATTTTCCTTCATGAAAAACGCAGGCTTCGGGCATTGAAAAGTGAGTGTATATTTGGCTTTTATTTTTACGTCATCGGTGTTTAAGTAATCACAAAATACCCCCGAAGGAAAATCAACGGCCACCACTTCAATATTTGATTCATTGATTTTATTAATTATTTCTGCGAAAATTCCTTCTATTTTTCGGTTCAACCCATTTCCAAAGATTGCATCTATGATTACACGCTTTTCAATTGATTTTTTGAATTCAATATCTTCAGCTGAAATAATCTTTATGCCCTGATTTTCTGCTCTTTTTAGATTGGTCTTAAAATCTTCTGTACCATTTTCTGACTCTCCACATATCACAGTTTCAATATCATAGCCATTTTGGTGAAGCATCCTTGCTATTGCCAAGCCGTCTCCACCATTATTTCCTGGGCCTGCAAAAATCAAAACTTTGAAATCAGAATTATAAAGCTCACAAAATCTTTTGGTAAATGAAGAAGATGCCCTTTCCATCAGGTCAATGGATGCTATGGGCTCATTTTTAATCGTATATTGATCCCAGGCTTTGATTTGGGCTGCCGAAAATACTTTCATATTTCAAAGTTACATTTTTTGGTTAAATATTTCCGAAAAACTTGATGTTTAGAAAATCCAGCTTTTTATGCCATTTTACTATCAATTTTTCTAATTTTGGACTTTTATTTTAATATAATTATGTCAGATCAGAATTTGATTTCCGGAATACAGCAAGTTGGGATTGGTGTCGTTGACGCAGGTGAGGCTTTTAAATGGTATAATCGCACACTGGGCCTAAATGTGCCCGTTTTTGATGATGTTGCTGAAGCCAAACTTATGGTAAAATATACCGTAGGGAATATCCGCCAACGCAGGGCGATTCTGGCAGTAAATATGGCAGGTGGTGGTGGTGCCGAAATTTGGGAGTCCAAAAGACCCTTGCCTATTGCTTGCGATTTTGAGCCGCAGATAGGTGACCTGGGAATTTTTGCAGTTAAAATTAAATGCCAGAATATCGGTGATTTTGCACATCAAAATGGCCTGAAGGTTTATCAAACTCCTGAAAATAAGCCGACTGCTTGGTTAAAAGACCCCTACAGAAATCAACTTCAGATTGTAGAAGATGACTCATGGTACAAACCCGCAATTTCAAACACGGGAGGAGTTCTTGGTGCGGTTATCGGTGTGAGCGGCATGGAAAAAGCCCTTAAACTATATCGGGATGCTCTTGGATTGAAAGTGGTTTATGATAAAACCGGAAAATTTGATGATTTGGCGGGTTTGAGTGGAGGAGAAGGACAATTTAGAAAAGTGCTTTTGAAAAAAACGCATGAACCCGTGGGTGCTTTTTCAAGGTTGTTTGGAAATATCGAAGTGGAGTTGGTTCAGGCACTTGACAAACCTGTAAAAACCATTATGCAAGGCCGTTCATGGGGAGATCTAGGATTTATCCATTTGTGTTTCGATGCCCTTGATATGGATAAATTGGGTGAAAACTTAGCCTCGAAAGGTTTTCCATTTACGGTAGATAGTGCCAATTCCTTTGATATGGGTGATGCTGCCGGTCGTTTTACTTACATCGAAGATCCGGATGGTACTTTGATAGAATTTGTAGAAACCCATAAAGTGCCGGTTTTGAAAAAAATCGGATGGTTTATAGACCTCAAAAAACGTGGAAACAAAAAACCACTGCCCAATTGGATGATTAATACCCTGGGTTGGGGAAAAGTTAAAGCATAAATGCCACTAATCAGGACTGTAAATATTACCCGTTACATCAATCCGCTTCGTGAAGGCGGTTCTTTACCGGCAATTGTGGAGGCCGACGATGGTTTTTTGTATGTCTTGAAATTTAAAGGTGCCGGACAAGGTGCGAAAGCCCTTATTGCCGACTTTATTGGTGCCGAATTGGCTAGAGCAATCGGCTTAAAAGTGCCGGAAGTGGTTTTTGCCGAGTTGGCTGAAGGTTTTGGACGTACCGAACCCGATGAGGAAATTCAGGATTTACTACAATTCAGTACCGGACTTAATTTGGGATTGCATTATTTATCAGGTTCTATCACTTTTGATGCAGTTGTAAATGATATTGACGCATTTCTGGCCGCAAAAATCGTTTGGCTCGATGCTTTTTTGATGAATATCGATCGCACAGCCCGAAACACCAACATGCTCATATGGCACAAAGAACTGTGGGTGATTGATCATGGAGCTTCTTTATATTTTCATCATAATCCCGAAAATTGGGAGGAACAGGCATCAAAGCCTTTTCAGCAGATAAAGGATCATGTTTTATTGCAGAAAAGTGCCTCTTTAAATGAAGTCAATGATGCAATTCTCCAAAAGTTTACTCCTGAGTTTATTGATAAAATCGTGGATTTAATTCCGGAAGTCTGGATATCTTCTGATCCCGGAATCAGTAGAAATCTATACAGGGATTTCCTGAAATTACGTTTGAAAAATTCCTCAAAGTTTATTTCTGAAGCCGAAAATGCAAGAGAAAAACTGGTTTGAATATGCGGTAATAAGGCTCGTACCCAGAGTGGAGCGGGGCGAATATCTCAATATTGGTCTGGTTTTGTATTGCAAAAATCTAAAAAAAGTTTTTATAAAAACCCATTTAGACAGCCAAAAAATCAACTGCCTGTTTCCCGCAATTGATTTTGAAGAGCTTGGAAACCATATTTTTGCATTTGAAAAAATTTGTAATGCTACCCCTGATTCTGGTGTGATAGGTCAGCAAGATGCCCCGTCGAGATTCAGATGGTTAACCGCCAAACGAAGTACTATTATTCAGACATCAGAAGTACATCCCGGTTTCTCTTCAAATATTGAGAACACTTTTGACAAAATATTTAAGGAAATGGTTTTGTGAAAAAAACGGGCAAAATTTTACCCGTTTTTGATTCCAACCAACCTGAAAATATCAATTATTTTAAAATACTATTCATTACGTCTTCTTTGCTGATAGGTTTGGTACAGAAGAACCAGTCGTAACATTCAATTCCTTCTTCCTCACCATCCATACGTTTTTTAGCTACTCCGCACGAACCTGCTGTTGGTACAATAACCCTGTCACCTGGCTGCCAATCGGCTGGCGTTGCAATGCTGAAATTGTCAGCTGTCTGCAAGCCAATCAATACTCTGTAAAGTTCCTGAAAGTTACGTCCGAGGCTCAACGGGTAGTAAATAATAGTTCTGATAATCCCTTTAGGATCAACAAAAAATACAGCTCTGACGGCCTTGGTACTGCTTTCTCCGTCCTGTATCATTCCGTATTTTTTTGAAATCTCCATCGTGATGTCTTCAATCAACGGGAACTTAACCTCTACATTCTTCATTCCGTTGTACTCTATTTTGTCTTTGATAGTTCTTAACCATGCAATGTGGCTGTAAAGTCCATCCACTGAAAGGCCTAGTAATTCACAATTAGCGTCATTAAATTGCTGTTCCATACTCGCAAAAGTCATAAATTCTGAAGTACAGACTGGTGTAAAATCAGC
The sequence above is a segment of the Cytophagaceae bacterium genome. Coding sequences within it:
- a CDS encoding DUF3037 domain-containing protein; protein product: MQEKNWFEYAVIRLVPRVERGEYLNIGLVLYCKNLKKVFIKTHLDSQKINCLFPAIDFEELGNHIFAFEKICNATPDSGVIGQQDAPSRFRWLTAKRSTIIQTSEVHPGFSSNIENTFDKIFKEMVL
- a CDS encoding VOC family protein, yielding MSDQNLISGIQQVGIGVVDAGEAFKWYNRTLGLNVPVFDDVAEAKLMVKYTVGNIRQRRAILAVNMAGGGGAEIWESKRPLPIACDFEPQIGDLGIFAVKIKCQNIGDFAHQNGLKVYQTPENKPTAWLKDPYRNQLQIVEDDSWYKPAISNTGGVLGAVIGVSGMEKALKLYRDALGLKVVYDKTGKFDDLAGLSGGEGQFRKVLLKKTHEPVGAFSRLFGNIEVELVQALDKPVKTIMQGRSWGDLGFIHLCFDALDMDKLGENLASKGFPFTVDSANSFDMGDAAGRFTYIEDPDGTLIEFVETHKVPVLKKIGWFIDLKKRGNKKPLPNWMINTLGWGKVKA
- a CDS encoding NAD(P)H-hydrate dehydratase, coding for MKVFSAAQIKAWDQYTIKNEPIASIDLMERASSSFTKRFCELYNSDFKVLIFAGPGNNGGDGLAIARMLHQNGYDIETVICGESENGTEDFKTNLKRAENQGIKIISAEDIEFKKSIEKRVIIDAIFGNGLNRKIEGIFAEIINKINESNIEVVAVDFPSGVFCDYLNTDDVKIKAKYTLTFQCPKPAFFMKENEEYLGEWEILDIGLHPDFEKKSETNFYFTLKEDFIERPRAKFSHKGTYGHALLIAGSHGMMGAAILASKACLRSGVGKVSISAGNKENDIIQIAIPEAIFLPNDLEKSISEIWTEKELEPFDAIGIGPGIGQKEERVIELEAILKTKKPLVIDADAINLLAKNRELLENVPANTIFTPHLKEFKNLTGENPENSFETFDLLRNFASENQWIIVLKGYHTAVALPDGSIHFNSSGNPGMATAGSGDVLTGVILAYLAQGFSPQEAAIKGVFDHGKAGDAAAQIRSYKSLIASDIIENLR
- a CDS encoding peroxiredoxin translates to MENVTEKTFSMPRIGDKAPAFKAITTQGDINFPQDYEGKWTIFFSHPADFTPVCTSEFMTFASMEQQFNDANCELLGLSVDGLYSHIAWLRTIKDKIEYNGMKNVEVKFPLIEDITMEISKKYGMIQDGESSTKAVRAVFFVDPKGIIRTIIYYPLSLGRNFQELYRVLIGLQTADNFSIATPADWQPGDRVIVPTAGSCGVAKKRMDGEEEGIECYDWFFCTKPISKEDVMNSILK
- a CDS encoding aminotransferase class I and II; this encodes MPLIRTVNITRYINPLREGGSLPAIVEADDGFLYVLKFKGAGQGAKALIADFIGAELARAIGLKVPEVVFAELAEGFGRTEPDEEIQDLLQFSTGLNLGLHYLSGSITFDAVVNDIDAFLAAKIVWLDAFLMNIDRTARNTNMLIWHKELWVIDHGASLYFHHNPENWEEQASKPFQQIKDHVLLQKSASLNEVNDAILQKFTPEFIDKIVDLIPEVWISSDPGISRNLYRDFLKLRLKNSSKFISEAENAREKLV